The Pseudomonas sp. B21-023 genomic interval GTACGACTACCAGGGCAAGCGCGTGACCGGCAGCGCCAATGACCAGGTGGCGCCTTACGCCTTGGTCGGCGCCAGCGGCACCTACGCCCTGACAAAGAACCTGAGCCTGACTGCCGGCATCGACAACCTGTTCGACAAACGCCTGTACCGCGCCGGCAACGCCCAGGCGGTCAACGGCATCGAAGGCGCAGGCGCGGCGACCTACAACGAACCGGGCCGCACCCTCTACACCAGCCTGACCGCCTCCTTCTGAACCCAACCCGCCCCGCCGTTGCCTCGCACGATGCGACGGCGGTGTGTCATGGACGACACCACGAGAACGCCTGATGAAGATCCCGACCCTTGTCCTGGCATTGCTGCTGGCCGGTACGGCTTTGGCGCAGCCGCACCCCGAAAAGAAGATGGACACTACCCTGCTGCAGCGCCAGGACATGGCCTATCGCTTCAGCCACCTCGACCTGGACTCACGGGATGGCCAGCGCCATTACCGCCTGTGGATCGGCAAGCCCCAGCGCCCGGCACCCGCCAGCGGCTACCCGGTGCTGTGGATGCTCGATGGCAACGCCGCGATCAGCGCATTGGCATCGCAGCAGTTGCAGGCGCTCGCCAACGGCCAGGCACCGCTGCTGGTCGCCATCGGCTACCAGACCGACCAACGCATCGAGCGCTCCGCCCGTACCTATGACTACACACCAGTCGTACCTGGGCTGGCCGAGCAGCGCGATCCGCTGACAGGCCAGGCCAGTGGCGGCGTCGATGCGTTCCTCGACCTGCTGGAGCAGCGCATGCGCCCGATGGTCGCCGCTGTGGCGCCCATCGACCCGCGACGACAGATGCTCTGGGGCCACTCCTATGGCGGGCTGGCGGTGCTGCACACACTGTTCACCCGCCCATGGCTGTTCAGCGACTATGCGGCGGCCAGCCCATCGTTGTGGTGGAACGACGGCGCCATCGTGGCCGAGATGCAAGGGTTGCAGGGGCGGCTGGGCAGCCACCGGCCAGGCCTGCTGCTGATGCGCGGCACGCGGGAGCCGGCCAATCCCCGGGGGCCGCTGCAGGGCGATGTGCAACGACCTGCCCGGGCGCTGGTGGCCAGTCTGGCCGGAGTGAAGGGATTGTCAGTGACTTTCCAGCCATTCGACGGCCTGGACCACGGAGCAATGCTGCCGGCCTCACTGCGGTTCGTGCTGGACAGGATGTCCAAGTCGGCTCAGTGAGGCGTAATTCGTTGTAGAAGCAGTTTTAGCCGCGATGCAAGCCAGGTGTTGTCTGGCACCCGCTTCGCGGGTAATCGCGGCTGAAGCCGCTCCTACAGATGCCGCGCGCCCTCATCCAGCTTGGCGCACGATGTCCCGCAGGAAATCATCCAGCAACCCGGTGTCACCACGCGTCACCGGCACCTCCCGCGCCTCATCCGCCCGCGCCAGCTCGGCCTCGATGAACCCATGCAGTACCTCGTCTCGCGGCCCGTGCTCGGCTTCGCCGCTGCGTCGTTTCACGGCCAGCAACGCATCGATCGACGCCTGCAGGCGCGGGTCATCGACGGTGCGTGCCATCAACGCGGCGAACGCCGTCGGCGGCATGCCCAGGCCCTGGTCGATCCAGCGCACCGCCAGCAACGGTCGCAGCACATACAGGTACTTCTTGAAGCGCACCGTCTCGCCCATCAGGTAGCCACGCAGGTTCTTGCGTGCCATCGACAGGTAGTGATGGCGCACCGCGCGTGGCGAGTAGAACGCCTCGCCCAGCTCGCGCAAGCGCCTAGTAGCTTCGGCGTCGGCGCGATACACCAGCGGCGAGCCCAGCCACTCGAGCAGGCTCGGGTTGGCGCCGCGCATCAGACGCAGGGTCTTGCGCAGCTCCCAGCCGCTGATGTCCAGTTCGTCGCTCAGCGGCCGCTCGATCACGTCGCGAGGCTCGTCCACCCGCAGGTACCAGTCGTTGCGCGGCACGTAGACGAAGCGCACGTCGTAGTCGCTGTCGGGCGAGGCGAAGCCCCAGGCCCGGCTGCCGGACTCGCAGGCATAGAGCACGGTCACCTGGTGCTCGCGCTCGATACGTTGCAGTTCATCGAGCACCCGGGCGCGCATCGCCTCGGGCAGTGGGTGGGGGTCGTCCTGACACATGTCTTCGTTCCTTGTACTGGGCGCCACACGGCGCCCGTCTCAACCTTTCACACACACCACCTGACGCAGGGTGTGCACCACTTCGACCAACTCACGCTGGGCCTGCATCACCGCATCGATATCCTTGTAGGCCATCGGGATCTCGTCGATCACATCCTTGTCCTTGCGGCACTCCACATGGGCAGTGGCGCGCTGCTGGT includes:
- a CDS encoding alpha/beta hydrolase, with the translated sequence MKIPTLVLALLLAGTALAQPHPEKKMDTTLLQRQDMAYRFSHLDLDSRDGQRHYRLWIGKPQRPAPASGYPVLWMLDGNAAISALASQQLQALANGQAPLLVAIGYQTDQRIERSARTYDYTPVVPGLAEQRDPLTGQASGGVDAFLDLLEQRMRPMVAAVAPIDPRRQMLWGHSYGGLAVLHTLFTRPWLFSDYAAASPSLWWNDGAIVAEMQGLQGRLGSHRPGLLLMRGTREPANPRGPLQGDVQRPARALVASLAGVKGLSVTFQPFDGLDHGAMLPASLRFVLDRMSKSAQ
- a CDS encoding nucleotidyltransferase domain-containing protein, translating into MCQDDPHPLPEAMRARVLDELQRIEREHQVTVLYACESGSRAWGFASPDSDYDVRFVYVPRNDWYLRVDEPRDVIERPLSDELDISGWELRKTLRLMRGANPSLLEWLGSPLVYRADAEATRRLRELGEAFYSPRAVRHHYLSMARKNLRGYLMGETVRFKKYLYVLRPLLAVRWIDQGLGMPPTAFAALMARTVDDPRLQASIDALLAVKRRSGEAEHGPRDEVLHGFIEAELARADEAREVPVTRGDTGLLDDFLRDIVRQAG